In Sphingomonas sp. R1, a single genomic region encodes these proteins:
- a CDS encoding proton-conducting transporter membrane subunit: MWWLANAGPALLAAAAVAAGSGRQFRPGWTMSVVSLAAFGSLLAAGALAGWVAWRGPATLAIPGAESLVATRLDVVSVPMLLLVSFIGWVVVRFAATYLDGEARQGSFMAWLAVTLAGVMLLVTAGTLPQLVFAWIATGQALRRLLLFYPERAAARRAARKKALSTGLADLLLIGSAVLLWRAVGTTDIATLLAAARAGTAPAAMALAAWGIALAAILKSAQFPLHGWLTEVMEAPTPVSALLHAGVINAGGFLLIRLADVMLASPGALALLAVLGGFTALFASLVLPTQPAIKTQLAWSTVAQMGFMLLQCGLGLFYLALLHILAHSLYKAHAFLSSGGAVQRIAAARRLGPVARPDGTAVALAMLGAGILYGALAIGFGAWTKPPQAVALGAILIFGVAYLIVQGMSPAAPRPLLQRTLGFAILATAAYFLLHNLAERLTAGTLPAVPMPGPFQWALLAIALLAFGGIAVAQAMLPLWCDHPAAQRLRTHLSQGLYLNALLDRVIGGRLLGKA; this comes from the coding sequence ATGTGGTGGTTGGCGAATGCAGGTCCCGCGCTGCTCGCTGCGGCAGCGGTCGCGGCGGGAAGCGGACGGCAGTTCCGGCCGGGATGGACCATGTCGGTGGTGTCGCTGGCGGCGTTCGGGTCGCTGCTGGCAGCGGGCGCGCTGGCAGGCTGGGTGGCGTGGCGCGGCCCCGCCACGCTGGCGATCCCCGGCGCGGAGTCGCTCGTGGCGACGCGGCTGGACGTGGTGAGCGTGCCCATGCTGCTGCTCGTGAGCTTCATCGGCTGGGTGGTAGTTCGGTTCGCCGCTACCTATCTCGACGGCGAGGCACGCCAGGGCAGCTTCATGGCGTGGCTGGCGGTGACGCTGGCGGGCGTCATGCTGCTGGTAACTGCGGGCACGCTGCCGCAGCTCGTCTTCGCCTGGATCGCGACCGGGCAGGCCCTGCGCCGGCTGCTGCTCTTCTATCCCGAGCGTGCCGCTGCCCGCCGCGCGGCGCGCAAGAAGGCGCTGAGCACCGGCCTGGCCGACCTGCTGCTGATCGGATCAGCGGTGCTGCTGTGGCGTGCGGTCGGCACGACCGACATCGCGACGCTGCTCGCCGCTGCCCGTGCCGGCACCGCACCGGCGGCGATGGCGCTCGCCGCCTGGGGAATCGCGTTGGCTGCGATACTCAAGTCCGCCCAGTTTCCGCTGCATGGCTGGCTCACCGAAGTGATGGAAGCGCCGACGCCGGTGTCCGCGCTGCTCCATGCCGGGGTGATCAACGCCGGCGGGTTCCTCCTGATCCGGCTGGCCGACGTGATGCTGGCCTCGCCTGGGGCATTGGCGCTGCTGGCCGTGCTCGGCGGCTTCACCGCGCTGTTCGCCAGCCTGGTGCTGCCCACCCAGCCGGCGATCAAGACCCAGCTCGCCTGGTCCACCGTTGCGCAGATGGGTTTCATGCTGCTGCAGTGCGGGCTGGGGCTGTTCTACCTCGCCCTGCTGCATATCCTGGCCCATTCGCTCTACAAGGCGCACGCCTTCCTGTCCTCGGGCGGGGCGGTGCAGCGGATCGCCGCGGCCCGCCGGCTGGGGCCGGTCGCCAGGCCGGACGGCACGGCCGTGGCATTGGCGATGCTGGGCGCCGGGATCCTCTACGGGGCACTCGCGATCGGCTTCGGGGCGTGGACCAAGCCGCCCCAGGCGGTGGCGCTGGGCGCGATCCTGATATTCGGTGTGGCCTATCTGATCGTCCAGGGGATGAGCCCGGCGGCACCGCGCCCGCTGCTCCAGCGCACGCTCGGCTTCGCGATCCTCGCCACGGCCGCCTATTTCCTGCTGCACAACCTGGCCGAGCGTCTGACCGCCGGCACGCTGCCCGCCGTGCCGATGCCCGGCCCGTTCCAATGGGCGCTGCTCGCCATCGCGCTGCTGGCTTTTGGCGGGATCGCGGTCGCGCAGGCGATGCTGCCGCTCTGGTGCGACCATCCCGCCGCACAGCGGCTGCGCACGCATCTCAGCCAAGGACTTTACCTCAACGCGCTGCTCGATCGGGTGATCGGCGGCCGGCTTCTCGGAAAGGCTTGA
- a CDS encoding YbcC family protein — MYRSADPQSHAAQPSYIGLLLEAADQAARGIPPLWPLATSVAVNPFLGHAGRSLAQASAWLVRTSGARATMPRSWYRARIAESAIYETDLHAAWSATPATERPALFETFLMTIRQDVVTPAALPTITDLAGRGGGTDWPSLVADQIGGWAGSYFDAGQALWAAPQQPQAFASWRQQAMLDRTPEIFGLAGFRAFVTAAPETATDAIAVSAARLGLRPDAAARYFERLLMSLGGWAQFARYRRFQAELASGVDDTLIDLLAVRLLWEAALWELGGAALRQCWAEVAEGYAGASRPAADVCVDAILQHAAEIAEQRRLAHRLHASVAPAVAAAPIAQMAFCIDVRSEPIRAAIERAEPGIRTLGFAGFFGLGTAHRPHAACDGEARLPVLLRPGLTSDDGADPHLEALDHANARGDRAWGRFKQAAVSSFAFVEAAGFVYAAKLLKGTLGLAAPKAAPRKPRFHPPLPHKDAVDAAERILRAMSLTGDFAPLLVLVGHGADVTNNLHASALQCGACGGHAGDVNARLLAGLLNDPVVRKGLEARGIHLPAGTVVIGALHDTTSDRIQLFADDVAAPAGALAAVEQALARASVEAAIDRAARLPRAEGLRQIAARGRDWAEVRPEWGLAGCSTFIAAPRARSAGRSLGGRAFLHDYDWRADTDLAVLELILTAPVVVASWISLQYYGSSVAPSMFGAGNKLLHNAVGGIGVLEGNGGLLRGGLPWQSVHDGAGLVHEPLRLSVVVEAPTDAIDTILARQDGVRTLFDNHWLHLLAMDGQGRIAWRYASGLRWQRFEGEDAA; from the coding sequence ATGTATCGCAGTGCCGACCCGCAATCGCATGCCGCGCAGCCCAGCTATATCGGGTTGCTGCTCGAGGCCGCCGATCAGGCCGCCCGCGGCATCCCGCCGCTGTGGCCACTGGCGACCAGCGTCGCGGTGAACCCGTTCCTCGGCCATGCCGGGCGCAGTCTTGCCCAGGCATCGGCCTGGCTGGTGCGCACCAGTGGTGCCAGGGCGACGATGCCGCGCAGCTGGTATCGCGCGCGGATCGCCGAGAGCGCGATCTACGAAACCGATCTGCATGCCGCCTGGTCGGCCACGCCCGCCACCGAGCGCCCGGCACTGTTCGAGACCTTCCTGATGACGATTCGCCAGGATGTCGTTACCCCCGCGGCCCTGCCGACGATCACAGACTTGGCAGGGAGGGGCGGCGGCACCGACTGGCCTTCGCTGGTCGCCGACCAGATCGGCGGCTGGGCGGGCAGCTATTTCGATGCGGGCCAGGCGCTCTGGGCAGCACCGCAGCAGCCGCAAGCCTTTGCCAGCTGGCGCCAGCAGGCGATGCTTGATCGTACGCCCGAAATCTTCGGGCTCGCCGGGTTCCGCGCCTTCGTCACGGCCGCGCCGGAAACCGCGACGGATGCGATTGCGGTCAGCGCCGCGCGGCTCGGGCTGCGGCCGGACGCGGCGGCGCGCTACTTCGAGCGGCTGCTGATGAGCCTGGGCGGCTGGGCGCAGTTCGCCCGCTATCGGCGCTTTCAGGCCGAACTGGCGAGCGGCGTGGACGACACGCTGATCGATCTGCTGGCGGTGCGGCTGCTGTGGGAAGCGGCGCTCTGGGAACTCGGCGGCGCGGCGCTGCGGCAATGCTGGGCGGAGGTGGCTGAGGGCTATGCCGGGGCTTCGCGTCCTGCTGCGGATGTCTGCGTCGACGCAATCCTCCAGCATGCCGCCGAGATCGCCGAGCAGCGTCGGCTGGCCCATCGGCTCCACGCATCGGTTGCGCCCGCTGTCGCTGCAGCGCCGATCGCGCAGATGGCCTTTTGCATCGATGTCCGCTCGGAGCCGATCCGCGCCGCGATCGAGCGTGCCGAACCCGGCATCCGGACGCTTGGCTTTGCCGGATTTTTCGGCCTGGGCACTGCGCACCGTCCGCATGCCGCATGTGACGGGGAGGCGCGCCTCCCCGTGCTGCTGCGGCCCGGCCTGACCAGCGACGACGGCGCAGATCCGCATCTCGAGGCGCTGGACCATGCCAATGCCCGCGGTGATCGCGCCTGGGGGCGGTTCAAGCAGGCGGCGGTTTCATCGTTCGCGTTCGTGGAGGCTGCCGGGTTCGTCTACGCCGCCAAGCTGCTCAAGGGCACGCTCGGCCTGGCGGCGCCGAAGGCCGCGCCGCGCAAGCCGCGTTTCCATCCGCCGCTGCCGCACAAGGACGCGGTGGACGCGGCGGAGCGGATCCTGCGCGCCATGTCGCTCACCGGAGACTTCGCGCCGCTGCTGGTCCTGGTGGGGCACGGCGCGGACGTGACCAACAATCTTCATGCGAGCGCGCTGCAGTGCGGGGCGTGCGGCGGGCATGCCGGCGACGTCAATGCGCGGCTGCTCGCCGGGCTGCTCAACGATCCCGTCGTCCGCAAGGGCCTGGAGGCGCGGGGCATCCACCTCCCTGCCGGGACGGTCGTGATCGGTGCCCTGCACGACACTACCAGCGACCGCATCCAATTGTTTGCCGACGATGTCGCGGCCCCGGCCGGAGCGCTCGCGGCGGTGGAGCAGGCACTCGCCCGCGCCTCGGTGGAGGCCGCGATCGACCGGGCCGCCCGGCTGCCCCGTGCCGAGGGTCTGCGGCAGATCGCGGCGCGCGGGCGGGACTGGGCCGAGGTTCGGCCGGAATGGGGGCTTGCCGGGTGCAGCACCTTCATCGCCGCGCCGCGGGCGCGCAGCGCGGGGCGATCGCTGGGGGGCAGGGCGTTCCTCCACGACTATGACTGGCGGGCCGATACCGATCTCGCGGTGCTGGAACTGATCCTCACCGCGCCGGTGGTGGTCGCGAGCTGGATCAGCCTGCAATATTACGGCTCCAGCGTGGCGCCGTCGATGTTCGGCGCCGGCAACAAGCTGCTCCACAATGCCGTGGGCGGAATCGGCGTGCTGGAAGGCAATGGCGGCCTGCTGCGCGGCGGGCTGCCGTGGCAATCGGTGCATGACGGCGCGGGACTGGTGCATGAACCGCTCCGCCTCAGCGTGGTGGTCGAGGCGCCGACGGACGCGATCGACACGATCCTCGCCCGGCAGGACGGCGTGCGCACCCTGTTCGACAATCACTGGCTGCACCTGCTGGCGATGGACGGGCAGGGCCGGATCGCCTGGCGCTATGCCAGCGGGCTGCGATGGCAGCGGTTCGAGGGGGAGGACGCGGCATGA
- a CDS encoding hydrogen peroxide-inducible genes activator has translation MDLKASSGFEQQISLRQLRYLVALGGEASFTRAAAACGVSQPSLSQAIRQLEDALGAPLVERGARAFLTPLGREVAERARRILLEVRDLGELASAGDTALLGTIRLGVTPTIGAYLLPRLVARLHQQFHELRVHVRENSPAQLVEGLAAGTFDVILAQLPLAAPGAHLERLFREPLHLAMAADHPLAARDAIAREDLAGQDLLTLQRGYRLAEQTIAIAEEAGARVRDDYEGTSLDAIRQMAGMGMGLAVLPELYVRQEIRPGDDVVSRPFRAGRHYRELGLLWRSGVARAAAYKRLAQELVACVEDIGISYR, from the coding sequence ATGGATCTGAAGGCATCGTCCGGTTTCGAGCAGCAGATCAGCCTGCGCCAGCTCCGCTATCTGGTGGCGCTGGGCGGGGAGGCGAGCTTCACGCGCGCGGCGGCAGCGTGCGGCGTCAGCCAGCCCTCGCTGTCGCAGGCGATCCGGCAGCTCGAGGACGCGCTCGGCGCACCGCTGGTCGAACGCGGCGCGCGCGCCTTCCTCACCCCGCTCGGCCGCGAGGTGGCGGAGCGGGCACGGCGCATCCTGCTGGAGGTGCGCGATCTGGGTGAACTGGCCAGCGCTGGAGACACCGCACTGCTCGGCACGATCCGGCTGGGCGTCACGCCCACCATCGGCGCCTATCTGCTGCCGCGCCTGGTCGCCCGCCTCCACCAGCAATTCCACGAATTGCGCGTTCATGTCCGCGAGAATTCGCCGGCACAGCTGGTCGAGGGGCTGGCCGCGGGCACGTTCGACGTGATCCTCGCGCAACTGCCGCTCGCTGCGCCGGGGGCGCATCTCGAGCGGCTGTTCCGCGAACCGCTGCATCTCGCCATGGCCGCCGACCATCCGCTTGCCGCCCGCGACGCGATCGCGCGCGAGGATCTTGCAGGGCAGGACCTGCTCACCCTCCAGCGCGGCTATCGGTTGGCCGAGCAGACCATCGCCATTGCCGAGGAAGCGGGTGCCCGGGTCCGCGACGATTATGAAGGCACCAGCCTCGATGCGATCCGCCAGATGGCGGGGATGGGGATGGGGCTGGCGGTGTTACCCGAACTCTATGTTCGACAGGAAATCCGGCCGGGCGACGACGTGGTGTCGCGGCCCTTCCGGGCCGGGCGCCATTACCGCGAGCTCGGCCTGCTGTGGCGCAGTGGGGTCGCGCGCGCCGCCGCCTATAAAAGATTGGCGCAGGAACTGGTCGCCTGTGTGGAAGACATAGGAATTTCCTATCGGTGA
- a CDS encoding ABC transporter ATP-binding protein: MAKQRIGWAQVRGWLGEVVGPDGGYLRLAMVYGIAISLLSLATPISVQLLINSVAKIALPAPLITLSALLFALLLIVVILSALRVHIMALFERRLFARTVAEITIRAVHARNPFFADARRVDLFNRYFDLMTVQKSVPSLVIGGFTILLQSVVGLVVTSFYHPFFLAFNVILIALVWLIWQLWSPGAIRSAVALSHAKHDAARWLEGLGTSNGFYKSSRHLDFAMDGSESMTAAYVEAHRRHFRYSFTQTCAYLLLYATASAALLAMGGWLILQGQLSIGQLVAAELILSGVFYGLGQLGTYLDAFYDMVAAAEEVSLLYAIPHETHRRSSEAPGNGEVRLREVEAGDARFDLTIPAGAQLVAVGAATMDTRLAMLLKRNTQPDRGLVMVGGVDLEALDVYRLRSDVIVLDRPTIVEISIRDYLGLAGAGIPAGRVLDALALVGLDARIGQLPDGLDTPLAASGYPLSIGELMALKLANALLARPRVLLLSALYDLMPPERLTAALDALREAGTTVLLFTGRPEAIRRDGYLWLGRATQARFDTLDQLNAALADLEARNAL, from the coding sequence ATGGCGAAACAGAGGATCGGCTGGGCGCAGGTGCGCGGCTGGCTGGGCGAGGTGGTGGGGCCCGATGGCGGCTATCTGCGGCTGGCGATGGTCTATGGCATCGCGATCAGCCTGCTGTCACTGGCGACGCCGATCTCGGTGCAGTTGCTGATCAACAGCGTGGCCAAGATCGCGCTGCCGGCGCCGCTGATCACGCTGTCCGCGCTGCTGTTCGCGCTGCTGCTGATCGTCGTCATCCTGAGCGCGCTCCGGGTCCACATCATGGCGCTGTTCGAGCGGCGTCTGTTCGCCCGCACCGTGGCGGAGATCACGATCCGCGCGGTGCATGCGCGCAACCCCTTCTTCGCCGATGCCCGCCGCGTCGACCTGTTCAACCGCTATTTCGATCTGATGACGGTGCAGAAGAGTGTGCCGAGCCTGGTCATCGGTGGCTTCACCATTCTGCTCCAGTCGGTGGTCGGACTGGTGGTGACCAGTTTCTACCACCCGTTCTTCCTCGCCTTCAACGTGATCCTGATCGCGCTGGTGTGGTTGATCTGGCAGCTCTGGTCGCCGGGTGCGATCCGCTCGGCGGTGGCGCTCAGCCATGCCAAGCATGATGCCGCGCGCTGGCTGGAAGGGCTGGGCACCTCGAACGGCTTCTACAAGTCCAGCCGCCATCTCGATTTCGCGATGGACGGATCGGAATCGATGACTGCCGCCTATGTCGAGGCGCATCGCCGCCACTTCCGCTACAGTTTCACCCAGACCTGCGCCTATCTGCTGCTTTATGCCACCGCCAGCGCCGCACTCCTTGCGATGGGGGGCTGGCTGATCTTGCAGGGGCAGCTCTCCATCGGCCAGCTGGTCGCCGCCGAGCTGATCCTGTCTGGCGTGTTCTACGGCCTGGGGCAGCTGGGCACCTATCTCGACGCCTTTTACGACATGGTCGCGGCGGCCGAGGAAGTCTCGCTGCTCTACGCGATCCCGCACGAGACCCATAGGCGCAGCAGCGAAGCCCCCGGCAATGGCGAGGTTCGGCTGCGCGAGGTGGAAGCGGGCGACGCGCGGTTCGACCTGACCATTCCGGCCGGCGCCCAGCTGGTCGCGGTCGGCGCCGCGACGATGGACACGCGGCTGGCGATGCTGCTGAAGCGCAATACCCAGCCCGACCGGGGACTCGTCATGGTCGGCGGCGTCGATCTGGAGGCGCTGGACGTCTATCGTTTGCGCTCGGACGTGATCGTGCTCGATCGCCCCACCATCGTCGAGATCAGCATCCGCGACTATCTTGGGCTGGCCGGTGCCGGCATTCCCGCGGGCAGGGTGCTCGACGCGCTGGCGCTGGTCGGGCTCGATGCGCGGATCGGCCAGCTGCCGGACGGACTGGATACCCCGCTCGCCGCCTCGGGCTATCCGCTGTCGATCGGTGAGCTGATGGCGCTCAAGCTGGCCAACGCGCTGCTGGCCCGGCCGCGTGTGCTGCTGCTCAGCGCCCTCTACGATCTGATGCCGCCCGAGCGGTTGACCGCCGCGCTGGATGCCCTGCGCGAGGCAGGCACCACGGTGCTGCTGTTCACGGGCCGCCCGGAGGCGATCCGCCGCGACGGCTATCTGTGGCTGGGCCGCGCGACGCAGGCGCGCTTCGATACGCTCGACCAGCTCAATGCCGCCCTTGCCGATCTGGAGGCCCGCAATGCCCTTTAA
- a CDS encoding HlyD family secretion protein: MPFKPDHIGHFPTLAGMRPPRIARVIAWMIVIVVVLAAITMVYVPWVQTAPGRGQVVALDPHDRVQSVTALVPGRVERWFVTDGQAVKKGDPIAKVSDNDPELLARLAAERDQVLAEIAAVESARATASIDVNRARTLFNEGLAARRDYEQAQIRVADQGAKLADSRAKLNRIEVSLNRQSVQIVRAPRDGRIQTLNAAAGATLVSAGTELATLAPEGGTERVVELMVDGRDIALVGPGRRVRLEFEGWPAIQLSGWPSMAWGLFDGRVRSVDPSAMPDGLFRVLIEPMPGTQAWPNDRFVRLGAKARGWVQGETVPVGYELWRQLNDFPLEFGAASDKGEEKGMDIYKKKKK; the protein is encoded by the coding sequence ATGCCCTTTAAGCCGGACCATATCGGGCATTTCCCGACGCTCGCCGGCATGCGCCCGCCGCGTATCGCCCGGGTGATCGCCTGGATGATCGTGATCGTGGTGGTGCTCGCCGCTATCACCATGGTCTATGTCCCCTGGGTGCAGACGGCGCCGGGCCGGGGGCAGGTTGTCGCGCTCGATCCGCACGACCGGGTGCAGTCGGTCACCGCGCTGGTGCCCGGCCGTGTCGAGCGCTGGTTCGTCACCGACGGGCAGGCGGTGAAGAAGGGCGATCCGATCGCCAAGGTTTCGGACAACGACCCCGAACTGCTCGCCCGCCTCGCCGCGGAACGGGACCAGGTGCTGGCGGAGATCGCGGCGGTGGAGAGCGCCCGGGCGACGGCCTCGATCGACGTGAACCGCGCCCGCACGCTGTTCAACGAGGGACTTGCCGCCCGTCGCGACTATGAGCAGGCACAGATCCGCGTCGCCGATCAGGGCGCCAAGCTTGCGGACTCGCGCGCCAAGCTCAATCGCATCGAGGTTTCGCTCAACCGCCAGTCGGTGCAGATCGTTCGCGCGCCGCGCGACGGCCGCATCCAGACGCTCAACGCCGCCGCCGGCGCGACGCTGGTCAGCGCAGGCACCGAACTGGCGACGCTCGCCCCCGAGGGCGGCACCGAGCGCGTCGTCGAGTTGATGGTCGACGGTCGCGACATTGCACTGGTCGGTCCGGGCCGCCGCGTGCGGCTGGAATTCGAAGGATGGCCCGCGATCCAGCTGAGCGGCTGGCCCTCGATGGCCTGGGGCCTGTTCGACGGGCGTGTCCGCTCGGTCGACCCGTCCGCCATGCCCGACGGGCTGTTCCGCGTGCTGATTGAGCCGATGCCGGGCACCCAGGCCTGGCCGAACGATCGCTTCGTCCGGCTCGGCGCCAAGGCGCGCGGCTGGGTGCAGGGCGAAACGGTGCCGGTCGGTTACGAACTTTGGCGCCAGCTCAACGACTTCCCGCTCGAATTCGGTGCCGCGTCGGACAAGGGCGAGGAGAAGGGCATGGATATCTACAAGAAGAAAAAGAAATGA
- a CDS encoding TolC family protein, whose protein sequence is MIRHLLALCALAFAAPAAAQGPLTLDQVLRSSAQNAPQIIEALAKQRQAEGKALSAEGAFDVVFDVDAQTRPFGYYDGSVVEAKASRALDNNGGGLYAGYRLSRGKFPVYEDKAYTNQLGEFKVGAIFSLLRDRVTDERRTKLRLADQDVDVARLDREMVAIGVQRRAMSAYQAWAIAGLRLKAYRDLLALSEKRRSQLARQVQLGARPQILITENDQNLARRRSLVAQAEQKLAESANALSFFWRDPNGVPLVPAVEQLPEALPELAIAPRKAGPILRPDLKTVLVRIDQSLARLNLAENDLKPRLDARAELGKDVGAVGLGGPSRTPAEAMVGIKFSVPLERRSARGRIAEAKAEIDGLRTRHRMLEEQIAIEVKGIAIGIEGADKVADLAAQEAELAGKMATAEQRRFDMGASDFFLINQREESATDARLRALDARYQALVARADLAAATADRAVLGL, encoded by the coding sequence ATGATCCGGCACCTGCTCGCCCTTTGCGCCCTGGCGTTCGCGGCTCCGGCTGCGGCGCAGGGCCCGCTGACCCTCGATCAGGTGCTGCGCTCTTCGGCGCAGAACGCCCCCCAGATCATCGAGGCGCTGGCCAAGCAGCGCCAGGCCGAGGGCAAGGCGCTGAGCGCCGAGGGCGCGTTCGACGTGGTGTTCGATGTCGACGCGCAGACCCGGCCCTTCGGCTATTATGACGGCTCGGTCGTCGAGGCGAAGGCCAGCCGGGCGCTCGATAACAATGGCGGCGGGCTCTATGCAGGCTACCGCCTCTCCCGCGGCAAGTTCCCGGTCTATGAGGACAAGGCCTACACCAACCAGCTTGGCGAGTTCAAAGTCGGGGCGATCTTTTCGCTGCTGCGTGATCGGGTGACCGACGAGCGCCGCACCAAGCTGCGTCTCGCCGACCAGGATGTCGATGTCGCCCGGCTGGACCGCGAGATGGTCGCGATCGGCGTCCAGCGCCGTGCGATGAGCGCCTATCAGGCCTGGGCGATCGCGGGCTTGCGGCTCAAGGCCTATCGTGATCTGCTGGCGCTGTCCGAGAAGCGGCGCTCGCAGCTCGCGCGGCAGGTGCAACTGGGCGCGCGCCCGCAGATCCTGATCACCGAGAACGACCAGAATCTCGCGCGGCGCCGGTCGCTGGTGGCGCAGGCCGAGCAGAAGCTCGCCGAGAGCGCCAATGCGCTGTCCTTCTTCTGGCGTGATCCCAATGGCGTGCCGCTGGTGCCGGCGGTGGAGCAACTGCCCGAGGCGCTGCCCGAACTCGCGATCGCGCCGCGCAAGGCCGGGCCGATCCTCCGCCCGGACCTGAAGACCGTGCTGGTGCGGATCGACCAGTCGCTGGCGCGTCTGAATCTGGCCGAGAACGACCTCAAGCCGCGGCTCGATGCGCGCGCTGAGCTCGGCAAGGATGTCGGTGCGGTGGGGCTGGGGGGCCCGTCGCGCACGCCGGCCGAGGCGATGGTGGGCATCAAGTTCTCGGTGCCGCTGGAGCGGCGCTCCGCCCGGGGCCGCATTGCCGAGGCCAAGGCGGAGATCGACGGGCTGCGCACCCGCCACCGCATGCTCGAGGAGCAGATCGCGATCGAGGTAAAGGGCATCGCGATCGGCATCGAGGGGGCGGACAAGGTCGCGGATCTTGCGGCGCAGGAGGCCGAGCTCGCCGGCAAGATGGCGACTGCCGAACAGCGCCGCTTCGACATGGGTGCCAGCGACTTCTTCCTGATCAACCAGCGCGAGGAAAGCGCGACCGACGCCCGCCTGCGGGCGCTGGACGCACGCTACCAGGCACTGGTGGCGCGCGCGGATCTGGCGGCGGCGACGGCGGATCGCGCGGTGCTGGGGCTCTGA
- a CDS encoding thiamine pyrophosphate-requiring protein, translated as MAKQTSDFFVERLKAWGVTRIYGYSGDGINGVLGALQRAEAAGEGIEFIQVRHEEMAAFMASAHAKFTGEMGVCLSTGGPGATHLLTGMYDAKLDHVPLLAIAGQAETTVRGASYQQELNLDRLFADVCGYVQEVSAPAQLPHVTDRAIRIAIANRDVTAVVLPKDVQDEPFQAPPLQHGFTRSGPGYVRPQIVPPASALAQAAEILDTGKKVAILIGAGARDAAAQVIEIAERLGAGVAKALLGKDVLPDDLPFVTGAIGLLGTKPSSDMMAGCDTLLMIGTGFPWAEFLPKEGQARAVQIDVDPAMLGLRYPVECNLHGGAAETLQALLPLLQHKADRSWQEGIVHEVTKWWDTIEARAMAEAKPVNPQRVVWEMSPRLPANAIVTSDSGSCSNWFARDYRVKAGQRASLSGGLASMGAAVPYAIGAKFAHPDRPVVALVGDGAMQMNNMAELITVAKYWKRWADPRFIVCVFNNQDLNEVTWEQRIMEGNPRFPTTQDIPDFPYARFAELIDLQGIHVDTPDALGDAWDAALRADRPVVLEVKTDPDVAPFPPHLTIAQAKGFLSSMTKGDAKRGGVIQETVRQITKEIIG; from the coding sequence ATGGCGAAGCAGACGAGCGACTTTTTCGTGGAGCGGCTCAAGGCCTGGGGCGTGACGCGAATCTATGGCTATTCGGGTGACGGCATCAACGGCGTGCTCGGCGCCCTCCAGCGGGCGGAGGCTGCGGGCGAGGGCATCGAATTCATCCAGGTCCGCCACGAAGAGATGGCCGCGTTCATGGCATCCGCCCATGCCAAATTCACCGGCGAGATGGGCGTGTGTCTGTCCACCGGCGGTCCGGGCGCGACGCATCTCCTCACCGGCATGTACGATGCGAAGCTCGACCACGTTCCCCTGCTCGCCATTGCCGGCCAGGCCGAGACGACGGTGCGCGGGGCCAGCTATCAGCAGGAACTCAACCTCGATCGCCTGTTCGCCGACGTCTGCGGCTACGTCCAGGAAGTCTCGGCCCCCGCGCAGCTCCCGCATGTCACCGATCGGGCGATCCGCATCGCCATCGCCAACCGCGACGTGACGGCCGTCGTGCTGCCCAAGGACGTGCAGGACGAACCCTTTCAGGCACCGCCGCTCCAGCACGGCTTCACCCGTTCCGGCCCCGGCTATGTGCGGCCGCAGATCGTGCCGCCGGCGAGCGCGCTCGCGCAGGCGGCCGAGATCCTGGATACCGGCAAGAAGGTCGCCATCCTGATCGGCGCAGGCGCGCGCGATGCCGCGGCGCAGGTGATCGAGATTGCCGAGCGGCTTGGCGCCGGCGTCGCCAAGGCCCTACTCGGCAAGGACGTGCTGCCGGACGACCTGCCCTTCGTCACCGGCGCGATCGGGCTGCTCGGCACCAAGCCCTCGTCGGATATGATGGCCGGGTGCGACACGTTGCTGATGATCGGCACCGGCTTTCCCTGGGCCGAGTTCCTGCCGAAGGAAGGGCAGGCCCGCGCGGTGCAGATCGACGTCGATCCGGCGATGCTGGGCCTGCGCTACCCCGTGGAATGCAACCTGCATGGCGGCGCCGCCGAAACGCTGCAGGCATTGCTCCCGCTGCTCCAGCACAAGGCCGACCGGAGCTGGCAGGAAGGCATCGTCCACGAAGTCACCAAATGGTGGGACACGATCGAGGCACGCGCCATGGCCGAAGCCAAGCCGGTCAATCCCCAGCGCGTGGTGTGGGAGATGTCACCGCGATTGCCCGCCAACGCGATCGTCACGTCGGATTCCGGTTCCTGCTCCAACTGGTTTGCGCGCGATTACCGGGTGAAGGCGGGGCAGCGCGCATCGCTGTCCGGGGGGCTAGCCTCGATGGGCGCGGCGGTGCCCTATGCGATCGGCGCCAAGTTCGCGCACCCCGATCGACCGGTGGTGGCCCTGGTGGGCGACGGCGCGATGCAGATGAACAACATGGCCGAGCTGATCACCGTTGCCAAATATTGGAAGCGCTGGGCGGATCCTCGCTTCATCGTCTGCGTCTTCAACAATCAGGACCTGAACGAAGTAACCTGGGAGCAACGCATCATGGAAGGCAATCCGCGCTTCCCGACCACGCAGGACATACCCGACTTCCCCTATGCCCGCTTTGCCGAGCTGATCGACCTGCAGGGCATCCATGTGGATACGCCGGACGCGCTCGGCGATGCGTGGGACGCGGCGCTGCGGGCCGATCGGCCGGTGGTGCTGGAAGTGAAGACCGACCCCGATGTGGCCCCCTTCCCACCGCACCTCACGATCGCCCAGGCGAAGGGCTTCCTCTCCTCGATGACCAAGGGCGACGCCAAGCGCGGCGGCGTGATTCAGGAAACGGTGCGGCAGATCACCAAGGAAATCATCGGCTAG